In the genome of Deltaproteobacteria bacterium, one region contains:
- a CDS encoding Zn-dependent hydrolase: MDIRYLRINGERLKNTLEKMAEIGRTSGGGVQRLALSDEDKQARDLFIKWLREIELEVTMDEMGNIFGRRPGKNASLPPVMSGSHIDSQPKGGRFDGILGVMGALEVMRTIQENKIETTRSIMVVNWTNEEGSRFSPAMVGSGVWAGKLERDWAYARKDFHGKKIGEELERIGYRGQAPAKQWPVHAYFEFHIEQGPILERVGKRIGVPQGIVGISWYDVFVEGKANQVGPTPMEGRNDALGAAAEMILQVESLPAQMGGNMVATVGEIHNYPNSRNIIPGQVHFTVDLRSWDDPLADRAGEELHNGFRKIATKRGCPARIEKVWKVEHTPFDKSLVNQVGKIAEQLGYPSYSLVSGAGHDATYLSQVAPTAMIFVPSIGGRSHVEVENTRWEDCEAGGNVLLHCILQSAL, from the coding sequence ATGGACATAAGATACCTGAGAATAAACGGTGAACGCCTAAAAAATACATTAGAAAAAATGGCTGAAATCGGAAGGACCTCTGGAGGTGGGGTTCAGCGCTTGGCCCTGTCAGATGAAGATAAGCAAGCGAGAGATTTGTTCATAAAATGGCTGCGGGAAATCGAACTGGAAGTCACGATGGACGAAATGGGCAATATCTTTGGCCGGCGGCCTGGGAAGAACGCCAGCTTGCCCCCCGTAATGAGCGGTTCCCATATCGATTCCCAGCCTAAAGGAGGCCGTTTTGATGGAATTTTAGGCGTCATGGGAGCCCTGGAAGTCATGCGAACGATCCAGGAAAACAAAATTGAAACTACCAGGTCCATTATGGTCGTTAATTGGACGAACGAAGAAGGTTCCCGGTTTTCCCCGGCGATGGTGGGTTCTGGGGTTTGGGCAGGAAAATTGGAAAGAGATTGGGCGTATGCCCGCAAGGATTTTCATGGGAAAAAAATTGGAGAAGAACTGGAGAGGATTGGATATCGAGGCCAAGCACCGGCTAAACAGTGGCCAGTACATGCCTATTTTGAATTTCATATCGAACAAGGACCTATCTTGGAAAGAGTGGGCAAGAGAATCGGAGTTCCCCAGGGCATTGTAGGTATCAGTTGGTATGATGTTTTCGTAGAGGGGAAAGCGAACCAGGTCGGCCCAACTCCCATGGAAGGAAGGAATGATGCATTGGGCGCTGCGGCAGAGATGATCTTGCAGGTAGAATCCTTACCGGCCCAAATGGGAGGCAATATGGTCGCGACGGTCGGAGAAATCCACAACTATCCCAATTCCAGAAACATCATTCCCGGTCAAGTCCATTTTACCGTTGATCTCCGCTCTTGGGATGACCCATTGGCGGATCGGGCCGGGGAAGAATTGCACAACGGTTTCCGAAAAATCGCTACCAAAAGGGGCTGCCCTGCCCGGATCGAGAAGGTCTGGAAAGTAGAGCATACCCCATTTGATAAATCCCTGGTAAACCAAGTTGGGAAAATTGCCGAACAACTCGGCTATCCCAGTTATTCTTTGGTCAGCGGAGCCGGGCACGATGCCACCTACCTGAGTCAGGTAGCCCCAACCGCCATGATATTCGTTCCGAGTATCGGCGGGCGAAGTCATGTTGAAGTAGAAAATACGCGATGGGAAGACTGCGAAGCCGGAGGCAATGTTCTACTACACTGCATCCTTCAATCTGCCCTATAA
- a CDS encoding DUF456 domain-containing protein, which translates to MATIALMLIGLIGSVLPFIPGSPLILLGAFIYAWYTDFLVVTWGTLVILLLLTVLSQILDYLASILGAKKFGASRWGMSGAFLGGIIGLFSGGILGILIGPFIGALLLELLHGQDLPASLKIGLGTLVGFLGGAIGKIIIALTMIGIFLVKIIG; encoded by the coding sequence ATGGCAACCATAGCCCTAATGCTCATTGGCCTTATCGGGTCCGTTCTTCCCTTTATTCCCGGCTCTCCCTTAATTCTCCTGGGCGCTTTCATCTATGCCTGGTATACAGATTTTTTAGTTGTAACCTGGGGGACTTTGGTAATCCTTTTGCTCCTTACTGTTCTGAGCCAAATCCTGGATTATTTGGCCTCCATTCTGGGGGCGAAGAAATTCGGGGCCAGCCGGTGGGGCATGAGCGGTGCCTTTTTAGGGGGAATCATCGGTCTATTTAGCGGTGGAATCCTGGGAATCCTTATCGGCCCCTTCATCGGCGCGCTCCTGCTGGAATTATTGCATGGCCAGGATTTGCCTGCCTCCTTAAAAATTGGGCTGGGGACTTTGGTTGGTTTTCTCGGGGGGGCCATAGGGAAAATAATCATAGCGCTCAC
- a CDS encoding tRNA (N6-isopentenyl adenosine(37)-C2)-methylthiotransferase MiaB, producing the protein MKTFGCQMNVYDSERITHLLAARNYHLVEDPSEADLIFLNTCSVREKPEQKVYSALGRLRELKKKKSKLIIGIGGCLAQQEGETFLQRFPHVDFVVGTKELSRIAELLNDLEASGKRGLAANLNGRVDPYATLPFSPPASKVVAFVSIMQGCDNFCSFCIVPYVRGREVSRASQEILK; encoded by the coding sequence ATGAAAACATTCGGTTGCCAGATGAACGTTTACGACTCGGAACGTATTACCCATTTGCTGGCCGCGAGAAATTACCACCTGGTTGAGGATCCTTCCGAAGCGGATTTGATTTTTCTGAATACCTGTAGTGTCCGCGAGAAGCCGGAGCAGAAGGTCTATAGCGCTCTGGGCCGATTGCGGGAGCTTAAAAAAAAGAAATCGAAGCTGATCATTGGCATCGGCGGCTGCCTGGCCCAGCAAGAAGGGGAGACTTTTCTCCAACGTTTTCCCCACGTTGACTTTGTGGTGGGAACGAAAGAACTGAGCCGGATCGCTGAACTCCTTAATGACCTGGAAGCTTCCGGTAAACGAGGCTTGGCCGCGAATCTCAACGGCCGGGTGGATCCTTATGCTACGCTTCCCTTTTCTCCTCCTGCTTCCAAGGTTGTGGCTTTCGTCTCCATTATGCAGGGGTGCGATAACTTCTGTTCTTTTTGCATCGTTCCCTACGTCCGGGGCAGGGAGGTGAGTCGAGCCAGCCAAGAGATCTTAAAGGA